A section of the Tachysurus fulvidraco isolate hzauxx_2018 chromosome 7, HZAU_PFXX_2.0, whole genome shotgun sequence genome encodes:
- the LOC113640118 gene encoding NLR family CARD domain-containing protein 3-like, whose protein sequence is METSEPYTDEMDPTLKKSKMLEKRSAPTEPSHVSMKSEASMNYPLLFRVAPLTAYSSVSLKSEASTASPQFFKDEDLSSVQRQDAVTAGSEVQKTFKLNLKKKFQCLNGVIINPTAPTLLNEIYTELYITEGDNGDVNNEHEVRQIEAASRRTTTEETPIKCNDIFKPLSEQDEPIRTVLTKGVAGIGKTVSVQKFILDWAEGEVNQDVHLIFPLPFRELNLMKDQNLSLMELLHVFFKETKETEMSILENVLFIFDGLDECRFPLDFQNTVRVCDVTESASVPVLLINLIKGNLLPSALIWITSRPAAADQIPSEWFNRVTEIRGFNDPQKEEYFGKRISDQSLANNIITHLKSLRSLYIMCHIPVFCWITATVLERILGEAESGEIPKTLTQMYTHFLIIQTNIIREKFPKKQESDEEMLLKLGQLAFQQLKKGNLIFYEEDLMECGIDVTEAAVYSGVCTQIFREEFGLHHSKVYCFVHLSVQEHLAALYVNLTFMKERRNVLKETEDLEMTEIKALDDVHKSAIDQAVKSKTGHLDLFLRFLLGLSLESNQKLLHHLVTQTGSNSHRKEETVQYVKEMISTNLPTEKSINLFHCLNELGDDSLVEEIQHYLKSGRQSKLSPSQWSALVFVLLTSGQEQEEFDLSKYTTTDSISEDVLVKVMPVVAASRKAFIRCNSIKEKGWTALISELSSETSDLNKLHLTVNTVDLSGNNLGDSGVKHLSAGLENPHCKVETLKLDSCHVSDDGCTALASALKSDLSHIRNLHLSKNSLEDSGVKCLSDGLKNPNCKLKTLRLGCCGVSDEGCAELVSALTSNPSHLKELHLTGNILGDSGVKCFCAALENPDCNLETLRLDRCEITDEGCAALASVLISNSSHLRELDLSENKLKDSGVKHLSSALANPNCKLEKLRLNSCDMSDEGCAALVSAVRSNPSHLKELELYGNSLGASGRNLLSALQDDVDDDDEGRYKLLELIC, encoded by the exons ATGGAAACCTCAGAGCCGTACACAGATGAGATGGACCCAACTTTAAAAAAGAG TAAAATGCTGGAAAAGAGGTCAGCCCCAACAGAACCCAGCCATGTCTCTATGAAAAGTGAAGCATCTATGAATTATCCACTGCTTTTCAGAGTTGCCCCTTTAACTGCTTACAG CAGTGTATCTCTGAAGAGTGAAGCATCAACGGCTTCTCCACAGTTCTTCAAAGACGAAGACCTTTCATCTGTACAGAG GCAAGATGCAGTCACTGCTGGAAGTGAGGTACAGAAAACCTTCAAGTTAAATCTGAAGAAgaagtttcagtgtttgaatggAGTGATAATAAACCCAACAGCCCCAACActcctgaatgagatctacacagagctctacatcacagagggagaCAATGGAGatgtcaataatgaacatgaggtgagacagattgaagCAGCATCCAGGAGAAcaacaacagaggaaacaccaATCAAATGCAATGACATCTTTAAGCCTTTATCTGAACAAGACGAACcaatcagaactgtgctgacaaaaGGAGTCGCTGGCATCGGAAAAAccgtctctgtgcagaagttcattctggactgggctgaaggagaagtaaatcaggacgtccacctcatatttccacttcctttcagagagctgaactTGATGAAGGACCAGAACCTGAGTCTGATGGAGCtccttcatgtcttttttaaggaaacaaaagaaacagaaatgtccaTTTTGGAAaatgttctgttcatttttgacgGATTGGACGAGTGTCGTTTTCCTCTAGATTTCCAGAatacagtgagagtgtgtgatgtaactgaatcagcatcagtgcctgtgctgctgataaacctgatcaaagggaatctgcttccctctgctctcatctggatcacctccagacctgcagCAGCTGATCAAATCCCCTCTGAGTGGTTTAATCGAGTCACTGAGATACGAGGGTTCAATGACCCACAGAAGGAGGAGTACTTcgggaagaggatcagtgatcagagcctggccaataacatcatcacacacctgaagtcattaagaagcctctacatcatgtgtcacatcccagtcttctgctggattacagccactgttctagagagaattttgggtgaagcagagagtggagagatccccaagactctgactcaaatgtacacgcacttcctcatcattcagacaaacatcatAAGAGAAAAATTCCCAAAGAAGCAggagagtgatgaagaaatgCTTCTTAAACTGGGACAACTTGCTTTTCAGCAGCTGAAGAAAgggaacctgatcttctatgaggaggACCTGATGGAGTGTGGTATTGATGTGACAGAAGCAGCAgtgtactcaggtgtgtgtactcagatcttcagagaggagtttgggcttcaccacagtaaagtgtactgctttgttcatctgagtgttcaggaacATCTCGCAGCTCTGTATGTGAACCTGACCTTCATGAAGGAGAGGAGAAATGTTCTAAAAGAGACTGAAGATCTGGAGATGACAGAAATTAAAGCCTTAGATGATGTCCACAAGAGTGCAATAGATCAGGCTGTAAAAAGTAAAACTGGACATCTGGACCTTTTCCttcgcttccttctgggtctctcactggagtccaatcagAAACTCTTACATCACCTagtaacacagacaggaagtaacTCCCACAGAAAAGAGGAAACAGTTCAGTACGTTAAGGAGATGATCAGTACAAATCTTCCgacagagaaatccatcaatctgttccactgtttGAATGAACTGGGTGATGACTCTCTAGTGGAGGAAATCCAACACTACCTGAAATCTGGAAGACAAAGTAAACTGTCTCCTTCACAGTGGTCTGCTCTGGTGTTTGTCTTACTGACCTCAGGACAGGAGCAAGAGGAATTTGACCTGAGTAAATATACCACCACAGACAGCATATCAGAAGACGTGCTTGTGAAGGTCATGCCTGTGGTTGCAGCATCCAGAAAAGCATT TATCAGGTGTAATTCAATCAAAGAAAAAGGCTGGACGGCTCTGATCTCAGAGCTCAGCTCAGAAACCTCTGACCTGAACAAGCTGCATCTGACAGTGAATACAGTGGATCTGTCTGGGAATaatctaggagactcaggagtgaagcatCTCTCTGCAggactggagaatcctcactgtaaagtgGAGACACTGAA GTTGGACTCTTGTCATGTCTCGGATGACGGCTGTAccgctctggcttcagctctcaAATCAGACCTCTCACACATAAGGAACCTGCATCTGTCTAAGAATAGTCTAGAAGACTCTGGAGTGAAGTgtctctctgatggactgaagaatcctaACTGTAAACTGAAGACTCTGAG GTTGGGGTGTTGTGGTGTCTCAGACGAAGGCTGCGCTGAACTGGTTTCGGCTCTAACGTCAAACCCGTCACACCTGAAGGAACTGCATCTGACTGGGAATATtttaggagactcaggagtgaagtgTTTCTGTGCTGCACTGGAAAATCCTGACTGTAatctggagacactgag GTTGGATCGTTGTGAAATcacagatgaaggctgtgctgctctggcttcagtgCTAATATCAAActcctcacacctgagagagctggatctgtctgagaataaactcaaagactcaggagtgaagcatCTCTCTTCTGCATTAGCGAACCcaaactgtaaactggagaaactgag GTTGAACTCTTGTGATatgtcagatgaaggctgtgctgctctggtTTCAGCtgtgagatcaaacccctcacacctgaaaGAATTGGAGCTGTATGGAAATAGCCTAGGAGCCTCAGGAAGGAATCTGCTGTCTGCTCTTCAGGACgatgtggatgatgatgatgagggacGTTACAAACTACTGGAACTGAT ttgCTGA
- the LOC113640139 gene encoding gastrula zinc finger protein XlCGF49.1-like, with the protein MYHCSDCGKSFKRSCNFRNHQHIRRKKQLNDSSHGRKSVSRQRKGQKREQIHKGEKSYYCELCGAGFTRKLNLQRHKLIHTGERPYPCSQCGSSFSRLSHLQRHKLIHTGEKSHQCGACGKSFMREDHLKQHLLIHTGEKPFRCEECGKSFRQKVSLYTHMPIHTGKKPYHCSQCERSFVELRALQNHQRTHTGLKSFHCSQCGLSFTQLRSLRAHRSLKHKAKSSN; encoded by the coding sequence ATGTATCACTGCTCAGattgtgggaagagttttaaaAGAAGCTGTAATTTCAGAAATCACCAGCACATCCGCAGAAAGAAGCAGCTGAATGACTCCTCACATGGTAGGAAGAGTGTTAGTAGGCAGCGTAAAGGCCAAAAGCGTGAGCAAATCCACAAGGGAGAGAAGTCGTATTATTGTGAGCTGTGTGGCGCTGGTTTTACCAGAAAGTTAAATCTCCAACGGCACAAGCTCATCCACACGGGAGAGAGGCCGTATCCCTGCTCCCAGTGTGGAAGCAGTTTTTCACGTCTGAGTCATCTCCAACGGCACAAGCTCATCCACACGGGAGAAAAGTCACATCAGTGTGGAgcgtgtgggaagagttttatgcGAGAAGATCATCTCAAACAACACCTTCTCATCCATACGGGCGAGAAGCCCTTTCGCTGTGAAGAATGTGGCAAGAGTTTTCGTCAAAAGGTTAGCCTTTATACACACATGCCCATTCACACAGGAAAGAAGCCGTATCACTGCTCGCAGTGTGAGAGAAGTTTTGTCGAACTGCGTGCCCTACAAAACCACCAGCGGACACATACAGGACTGAAGTCGTTCCACTGTTCACAGTGTGGATTGAGCTTCACTCAGTTAAGATCACTAAGGGCTCACAGGTCCCTTAAACATAAAGCCAAAAGCTcaaattaa